From Camelina sativa cultivar DH55 chromosome 7, Cs, whole genome shotgun sequence, one genomic window encodes:
- the LOC104703096 gene encoding uncharacterized protein LOC104703096 isoform X2 produces the protein MSLRLQSPFLSTPLLHGSFNHRDKRINVARRAFRSRRICSEKKQNDWLAQVAKFSQFCGKNVQLLRKSLDSRSRMEVKCLKEPFARSKGLVRSLAPVWEEGLFFLRCSVFFAVISGVCFLVWYGQNKARAFVETKLLPSVCSVLSETIQREVDFGKVRRVSPLSITLEASSIGPHGEEFSCGEVPTMKICVRPFASLRRGKIVVDAILSNPTVLVAQKKDFTWLGIPLSDATLPSHLSSEEGIDFRTRTRRISREEAGIRWDEERDNNARKAAEMGYIVPCKDISQAKDNAVRHDRNFTEIANPNSFLCMDGKMHSADQHCMDPGVDYDVKHAELEKSFGIKIPGSGLKFLSKVLKVPRKYKFKWNSKSHNNSKSNISAKKRILERSASVALCYFHSLSQQPSVISTNYDGLSLDMLLVKGDREISNQYDRGVPYGEQSLANDLDGKDYRGRRKRLLGVKKASTLDKFTVSCDPFLMTVERLCALVQTKGSPSGEDVNSTESETSSSQRGYISMNVVDQNADNVPHGNRSENQRRDVTFKKHEHQHVANHQRLTWPWSKKLKEMVFNSLIGSSKKLTGGAEPNATDNAPHLSDGLEKLPTGYAEKTLPVMLDSVQFKAGTLILLAYGDTEPREMRNVHGHVKFQNHYGRVYVQLGGNCSMWRSDVTSEDGGLLSVDVFVDTVEQNWHANLNVTNFFVPIFERILEIPIEWSKGRATGEVHLCMSRGEIFPNLHGQLDVTGLGFHINDAPSSFSDVSASLSFRGQRIFLHNANGWFGKIPLEASGDFGIHPDEGEFHLMCQVPYVEVNALMKTFKMKPLVFPLAGSVTAVFNCQGPLDAPVFVGSCMVSRKIAYLSPDLPTSLAYEAMLKNKEAGAVAAFDRVPFSYLSANFTFNTDNCVADLYGIRATLVDGGEIRGAGNAWICPEGEVDDTALDVNFSGNISFDKVLHRYMPGYLNLELLKLGDLTGETKLSGALLKPRFDIKWAAPKADGSLTDARGDIVISHDNIIVNSSSIAFDLYTKLDTSYQDQCLTHQDFTQGAAMPFVVEGLDLDLRMRGFEFFSLVSSYPFDSPRPTHLKATGRIKFLGKIKQHSTTKDGDVESGKSEDADAISSLDGEISISSLKLNQLVLAPQLAGNLSVSRDHVKLDAVGRPDESLTLDFIGPLQPNSGENVQSGKLLSFSLQKGQLRANACFQPQQSATLEIRNFPLDELELASLRGVIQKAEIQLNLQKRRGHGLLSVIRPKFSGVLGEALDVAIRWSGDVITVEKTILEQSNSRYELQGEYVLPGSRDRDLGQKEAGSFLMRAMTGHLGSVISSMGRWRMRLEVPKAEVAEMLPLARLLSRSTDPAVHSRSKDHFMRSVQNLCLQAENLRDLLEEIRGYYTPPSEVVLEDLSLPGLAELKGHWHGSLDASGGGNGDTLAEFDFHGDDWEWGTYKTQRVLATGSYSNDDGLRLKEMLIQKGNATLHADGTLLGPKTNLHFAVLNFPVSLIPTLVEVVESSATDLVHSLRKLLSPIKGILHMEGDLRGSLEKPECDVQVRLLDGAVGGIDLGRAEVFASLTSNSRFLFNSNFEPFVQNGHVHIQGSVPVSFSQQTSSEGEVRENDRGGAVKIPSWAKEKEDDEKRTSRDRSEEGWDSQLAESLKGLYWNILDAGEVRLEADIKDGGMTLLTAISPYANWLQGNADIRLQVGGTVENPVLDGSASFHRASISSPVLRKPLTNFGGTLHVKSNRLCITSLESRVSRRGKLVVKGNLPLRLNEASTGDGVELKCEVLEVRAKNFLSGQVDTQLQITGSMLQPTISGNIKLSQGEAYLPHDKGGGAAPLNRLAANQYRIPGTAINQAVSSRYFARFFGTERASSGMKFSQSAGKSNSVEKEIEEVKMKPNMDIRLSDMKLVLGPELRIVYPLILNFAVSGELELDGMAHPKFIKPKGVLTFENGDVNLVATQVRLKREHLNVAKFEPEHGLDPQLDLALVGSEWQFRIQSRASNWQDKLVVTSTRSVEQDVLSPSEAAKVFESQLAESILEGDGQLAFKKLATATLETIMPRIEGKGEFGQARWRLVYAPQIPSLLSVDPTVDPLKSLASNISFGTEVEVQLGKRLQASVVRQMKDSEMAMQWTLIYQLTSRLRVLLQSAPSKRLLFEYSATSQD, from the exons ATGAGCTTGAGATTGCAAAGCCCTTTTCTTTCTACTCCTCTGCTTCATGGTTCTTTCAATCACAGAGACAAGAGAATCAATGTTGCTAGAAGGGCGTTTCGTAGCAGGCGTATATGTTCGGAGAAGAAGCAGAATGATTGGTTAGCCCAAGTTGCCAAATTTTCTCAGTTTTGTGGGAAAAATGTACAATTGCTTAGGAAGTCTCTTGATTCTAGAAGTAGAATGGAGGTAAAATGTCTCAAAGAGCCTTTTGCACGAAGTAAGGGTTTGGTTAGGTCTTTGGCTCCTGTTTGGGAAGagggtttgtttttcttgaggtgttctgttttctttgctgtGATCTCTGGGGTTTGCTTCTTGGTGTGGTATGGACAGAACAAGGCTCGTGCTTTTGTGGAGACTAAGCTTTTGCCATCAGTTTGCTCTGTGCTTAGTGAGACTATTCAGCGTGAGGTTGATTTTGGAAAGGTTAGAAGAGTTTCACCATTGTCCATAACACTTGAAGCGAGCTCCATTGGTCCTCATGGTGAAGAATTCTCCTGTGGTGAGGTTCCGACTATGAAAATTTGTGTCCGTCCTTTTGCTAGTCTTAGGAGGGGAAAGATAGTGGTTGATGCGATTCTAAGTAATCCAACTGTTTTGGTTGCAcaaaagaaagattttacaTGGTTAGGGATACCTCTATCTGATGCTACTTTGCCAAGCCATTTGTCCTCTGAAGAAGGGATTGATTTTCGCACCAGAACTCGAAGAATTTCAAGGGAGGAAGCCGGGATCCGTTGGGATGAAGAAAGGGATAATAATGCAAGAAAAGCTGCAGAGATGGGCTATATTGTCCCTTGTAAAGATATCTCTCAAGCTAAAGATAATGCGGTGAGGCACGATAGGAATTTTACTGAAATAGCAAATCCCAACTCCTTTCTTTGCATGGATGGAAAGATGCATTCAGCAGACCAACATTGCATGGACCCAGGTGTTGATTATGACGTGAAGCATGCTGAATTAGAGAAATCATTTGGCATAAAGATTCCTGGTTCAGGGCTCAAGTTCTTGTCCAAAGTGTTAAAGGTCCCAAGGAAGTACAAATTCAAGTGGAATTCAAAATCACATAATAATTCAAAGTCTAATATTAGTGCCAAGAAGAGAATTCTTGAGCGTAGTGCTTCAGTAGCTCTATGTTATTTCCATAGTCTATCACAACAGCCTTCAGTGATATCCACAAATTATGATGGGTTGAGTTTGGATATGCTACTAGTTAAAGGTGATAGAGAAATCAGTAATCAATATGATCGTGGTGTGCCGTATGGTGAGCAATCATTAGCTAATGATTTGGATGGGAAAGATTACCGAGGGAGGAGAAAAAGGCTCCTTGGTGTAAAAAAGGCTTCCACGTTAGACAAGTTCACTGTATCATGTGATCCATTCCTTATGACTGTTGAAAGACTCTGTGCACTCGTACAAACTAAGGGAAGCCCATCTGGTGAAGATGTGAATTCTACTGAATCTGAGACTTCAAGCAGTCAGAGAGGGTATATATCTATGAATGTTGTGGATCAGAATGCTGACAATGTTCCACATGGTAATCGAAGTGAAAATCAACGTCGTGACGTTACTTTCAAAAAGCATGAGCATCAACATGTAGCAAATCATCAGCGTCTTACTTGGCCATGGAGCAAAAAGTTGAAGGAAATGGTGTTTAATAGTCTAATTGGTTCCTCTAAGAAGTTAACAGGAGGGGCAGAGCCAAATGCTACTGACAACGCTCCTCACTTGAGTGATGGACTGGAGAAGCTGCCTACTGGTTATGCTGAGAAAACACTACCAGTTATGCTTGACTCTGTACAGTTTAAAGCTGGGACACTTATTCTATTAGCGTATGGTGATACAGAGCCCAG AGAAATGAGGAACGTCCATGGACATGTTAAGTTTCAGAATCACTATGGTCGTGTGTATGTGCAACTTGGTGGAAACTGTAGTATGTGGAGATCAGATGTAACATCTGAAGATGGTGGGCTTTTGTCCgttgatgtttttgttgataCTGTTGAGCAGAACTGGCATGCAAATTTAAATGTCACCAACTTCTTTGTCCCG ATTTTTGAAAGAATTCTAGAAAT CCCTATTGAGTGGTCTAAGGGAAGAGCTACTGGTGAG GTTCATCTGTGTATGTCTAGAGGGGAAATATTTCCAAACCTACATGGGCAACTTGATGTCACAGGACTAGGCTTTCATATAAATGATGCACCTTCATCGTTTTCT GATGTCTCAGCTAGCCTATCTTTCCGGGGCCAGCGCATTTTCCTTCATAATGCTAATGGTTGGTTTGGAAAGATTCCTTTGGAGGCTTCTGGAGATTTCGGTATACATCCTGATGAGGGGGAGTTTCATCTCATGTGTCAG GTTCCTTATGTGGAAGTTAATGCTTTGATGAAAACGTTCAAGATGAAGCCCTTGGTTTTCCCG CTAGCTGGTTCTGTTACAGCTGTATTCAACTGTCAAGGCCCGCTTGATGCTCCCGTTTTTGTGGGAAGCTGCATGGTCTCTAGGAAGATAGCTTATCTGTCTCCAGATCTCCCTACATCTTTGGCATATGAGGCAATGCTTAAAAACAAGGAAGCTGGTGCTGTTGCAGCATTTGACCGTGTTCCATTTTCCTATCTTTCTGCTAATTTCACATTTAACACTGACAACTGT GTTGCTGATTTATATGGTATTAGAGCTACCCTTGTTGATGGTGGGGAGATTCGTGGAGCAGGGAATGCTTGGATCTGTCCAGAG GGGGAGGTAGATGATACCGCACTGGATGTGAACTTTTCAggaaatatttcttttgataagGTTTTGCATCGTTATATGCCTGGATATCTTAATCTCGAGCTGCTGAAATTGGGTGATTTAACTGGGGAAACAAAACTTTCTGGTGCCCTCTTGAAACC GAGGTTTGACATTAAATGGGCAGCACCTAAAGCTGATGGCTCCTTAACTGATGCTCGGGGAGATATTGTGATATCACATGATAATATTATTGTCAATTCATCATCCATTGCTTTTGATCTATACACAAAATTAGATACCTCATACCAAGACCAGTGTTTGACTCACCAAGACTTCACCCAAGGGGCAGCCATGCCGTTTGTTGTTGAGGGGCTTGACTTGGATTTACGTATGcgtggttttgagtttttcagCTTGGTATCATCCTATCCATTTGATTCGCCAAGACCTACACATTTAAAAGCAACAGGAAGGATCAAATTTCTGGGGAAGATAAAACAACACAGCACTACAAAAGATGGAGATGTTGAGTCAGGCAAATCTGAAGATGCAGATGCAATTTCTAGCCTTGATGGTGAGATTTCCATATCAAGTCTCAAGCTGAATCAGTTGGTTTTGGCCCCTCAATTAGCAGGGAATTTGAGCGTTTCACGTGATCATGTTAAG CTTGATGCCGTGGGCCGGCCTGATGAAAGTCTTACACTAGACTTTATAGGTCCACTGCAGCCTAATTCTGGCGAAAATGTTCAAAGTGGAAAGTTACTCTCCTTTTCTCTTCAAAAGGGACAACTAAGAGCTAATGCTTGTTTTCAACCACAACAGTCTGCTACTTTGGAG ATACGCAATTTTCCACTGGATGAGTTGGAGTTGGCCTCACTTAGAGGGGTGATTCAAAAG GCAGAGATTCAACTAAATCTTCAGAAGCGAAGGGGACATGGCCTGTTGTCTGTAATTCGGCCAAAATTTAGTGGAGTTCTGGGTGAAGCTTTAGATGTTGCAATAAGATGGAGCGGTGATGTG ATCACTGTTGAGAAAACTATTCTGGAACAAAGCAATAGCCGGTATGAGCTTCAAGGTGAATATGTATTGCCGGGTTCCCGTGACCGAGACCTTGGTCAGAAGGAAGCTGGCAGTTTCTTAATGAGAGCCATGACGGGTCATCTTGGAAGTGTTATATCTTCCATGGGAAGATGGAGAATGAGACTTGAAGTGCCTAAGGCAGAGGTTGCTGAGATGCTTCCTCTCGCAAGGCTTCTTTCAAGAAGTACAGATCCAGCTGTTCACTCAAGATCAAAG GATCATTTTATGCGAAGTGTGCAAAATCTCTGTCTACAAGCTGAAAATCTTCGAGACTTGCTAGAG GAGATACGTGGGTATTACACTCCACCAAGTGAAGTCGTTCTTGAAGATCTAAGTCTTCCAGGTTTAGCTGAACTCAAAGGTCATTGGCATGGTTCGCTGGATGCTAGTGGTGGAGGCAATGGAGACACCTTG GCCGAATTTGACTTCCATGGAGATGACTGGGAGTGGGGGACGTACAAAACACAGCGTGTTCTGGCCACTGGCTCATATAGCAATGATGATGGTTTACGTCTTAAGGAGATGCTTATTCAAAAAGGAAACGCTACACTGCATGCTGACGGGACCTTACTGGGGCCAAAGACAAATCTTCATTTTGCTGTTCTGAATTTCCCTGTCAGTTTGATACCTACGTTGGTTGAGGTTGTTGAGTCATCAGCTACTGATCTTGTTCACTCTTTGCGGAAACTCTTGTCACCAATCAAAGGCATTTTGCACATGGAAGGAGATCTTAGAGGGAGTCTTGAAAAACCAGAATGTGATGTACAAGTTAGATTATTGGATGGCGCGGTTGGTGGTATAGACCTTGGACGAGCTGAAGTTTTTGCTTCTCTTACATCTAACAGTCGTTTTCTTTTCAACTCCAACTTTGAACCATTTGTCCAAAATGGTCATGTGCATATACAAGGGAGTGTTCCTGTTAGCTTTTCGCAGCAAACAAGCTCTGAGGGGGAAGTCAGAGAAAATGATAGAGGTGGTGCAGTCAAAATTCCCAGCTgggcaaaagaaaaggaagatgatgagaagagAACCTCAAGGGATAGGAGCGAAGAGGGATGGGACAGCCAACTAGCTGAGAGTCTCAAGGGCTTATATTGGAATATTTTAGATGCAGGAGAAGTTAGATTGGAGGCAGACATCAAGGATGGGGGAATGACTTTGTTGACAGCCATTTCTCCTTATGCTAATTGGCTCCAAGGAAATGCTGATATCAGGCTTCAG GTTGGAGGTACAGTAGAGAATCCAGTGCTTGATGGGTCTGCTTCATTCCACAGGGCGTCTATCTCCTCACCTGTACTCCGTAAACCTCTCACAAACTTTGGTGGAACCTTACATGTTAAATCAAACAGGTTGTGCATCACCTCGCTGGAAAGCAGGGTAAGTAGAAGGGGAAAGCTGGTTGTTAAAGGGAATCTCCCTCTTAGATTAAATGAAGCGTCTACTGGTGATGGAGTAGAGCTCAAATGTGAAGTTTTAGAAGTACGAGCAAAGAATTTTTTAAG TGGGCAGGTTGATACTCAGCTGCAAATTACTGGATCAATGTTGCAGCCAACTATATCAGGGAATATTAAATTAAGCCAAGGAGAAGCTTATCTGCCTCATGATAAGGGTGGTGGAGCTGCCCCTTTAAATAGATTGGCAGCCAATCAATATAGGATTCCAGGTACTGCTATTAATCAAGCTGTTTCTTCAAGATATTTTGCTCGATTTTTTGGTACAGAGCGGGCGTCTTCAGGGATGAAATTCTCCCAGTCTGCTG GTAAATCAAATTCTGTTGAAaaggagattgaagaagtgAAAATGAAACCAAATATGGACATCCGTCTGAGTGATATGAAACTTGTTTTAGGACCAGAGCTGAGGATAGTATATCctttaattcttaattttgCTGTTAGTGGTGAGCTTGAACTTGATGGCATGGCTCATCCAAAATTTATCAAGCCAAAGGGTGTCCTGACATTCGAGAATGGAGATGTTAATCTTGTGGCTACTCAG GTTCGTTTGAAGAGGGAGCATCTCAACGTTGCAAAATTTGAGCCTGAACATGGACTAGATCCTCAACTAGATTTAGCCTTAGTTGGTTCAGAATGGCAATTTAGGATCCAAAGTCGTGCCAGCAATTGGCAGGACAAACTTGTGGTGACTTCAACTCGTTCTGTTGAACAGGATGTTCTCTCACCTTCCGAG GCTGCAAAGGTGTTTGAGAGCCAATTAGCAGAATCTATATTAGAAGGAGATGGACAacttgcttttaaaaaacttgcaACCGCAACACTTGAAACCATAATGCCAAGGATAGAAGGAAAAGGAGAGTTTGGTCAGGCGAGATGGAGGTTGGTGTATGCCCCACAGATCCCAAGTTTACTCTCTGTTGATCCAACTGTGGATCCTCTCAAGTCTCTGGCAAGCAACATATCATTTGGAACAGAAGTTGAAGTGCAGCTTGGAAAACGTCTTCAG GCCTCTGTGGTAAGACAGATGAAGGATTCTGAAATGGCAATGCAATGGACACTTATCTATCAGCTCACGAGCCGCTTGCGTGTCCTCCTGCAATCGGCACCTTCAAAACGTTTGCTTTTTGAATACTCTGCAACATCACAAGActaa